DNA from Tachypleus tridentatus isolate NWPU-2018 chromosome 8, ASM421037v1, whole genome shotgun sequence:
CCCCACGATCCTTCCTCCAATAGTCTCGTTCTCTGTCCAGCCCTGTTCTTCCCCTTTCTCTTTGCCAATCATGGTCATCCCAAACTTCATTTCGTTCCCATGGTTTAGGGAATGGAGGATGATCAGGGAACCTCTGTTCAATATTTTCCCTGTCATTCATTAATCTTCCTTTAAAATCGGGTCGTCCAAAGCGTGGATCAAAAAATTCTCTAGGAGGAGGAAAACCTGGCCGAGGCCCCATCCTATCAGGACCTGATCCAAAGTTTAAACGAGGTCGATTCCAACCAAAAGGTGGTCCTCGTGGACCAGGTCCCATTCCCGGTCGTGGTCCATTAAAATCCATTCTTGGTCGAGGTCCACAATAGGGAGAAAACCCACGTGGTGGTGGAGGTCCTCTTACAGGGCTTAGGAGAGGTGGCTGTGAAGGAAAGTTAATTTGTTCTGGTGGTGCTGGTCCTCTAGGTCTTGGACCAAAATCAAGAGGTGTTTGTGGAGGAGAAAGTAAGACCTTTCTTTCATTCTCTGGTGAGTTCTGCTGACGGACACTGTCACTCTCTGTTTTTTCCTGAGTCTCACTTTGCTGTTGGCTGCTGGGAAGAGAAAACTGAGATGGTTGAAAGTTTGGTCTGGGCGGAAGAAACCGAGGCACTCCTGAACCACCAGGAGGCCCAGACTGTTGTTGCTGTCCTGAATTATTATTAGACAAGGGAGATGGGTGCCTCATGTGAAAAAAACCTGGATTTGGTATTCTAACACTATTATGTCCTTGACCTTGGTATGGACCTGCCATCTGTGAACCAAGACCTGCAACAGGTGGGTGAGGAGCACTGTAAGGTATACGTGGAGAACCAAACTGTGATGGAACTGCCACTGTGGCTGTAGCATTAGTCTCTCCTGTACTAGATGTGGATTGTGGTAATTGACTGGCCACTGTTCCCCAGGGCACTGGTCCTCCCTGTAATGCACCACCTTGAAAGTGTCCAGAGGGTCTAGTTAGCGGCTGAAAGCTTCCGACAGGAGGCAAGAAAGGCATCCGTGGAATGGTTGATTGAACTGGAGGAGGAACTCCTGTATGTATCTGATCAACTGATGAAACAGTTGGCATAGTATTTGAAAGCGAGGGAATATGAGGCAGAGATGATCCTGAAGATGAATCTCCACTAGTTGTGGTAATGGTTGTTGGTTGTTTGTCTGTATTGTTCGATTCTATGGGCAAGCAAGTCCCTTCTTCTTCTGTTGGAGTCGCATCTCCTGAAAGATCCATGGCCTGAGAGACAGCATTTGTTGTGCTGGGAGATAGATGTGTTGACTGAACCACATTTGGGGCTGTACTAAAAGGCTGAAGTTGTAATCCATCACTGGTGATAGAAACTGGAGCCATACTAGGGACAGGAGGCAATCCACCCATTACGGTCAGAGAATGGCCTCCAACTACTGGTTGTGTGTTTTGAGACATCATCATTACTGGGTTTCGAGGAGCTCCCACAGGAATTTGCAGCTGAGGGATTACCATGGATGGAGCTGGTACCATgcctgaaaataaaaacagaaaagaggatgataatttttttttttttacagttataacacactATTTAAACTTTGTTTCCAAATCTTCTTGTTATTACTACAAATGTTTTGAATCAAGTACATATACTATTTAAATTCTGtgataagaaaatgttaactagaaaaaaaaaacacacacacagaatccATACATTACCTATGggagaagtgtgtgtgtgtttttttgttttgttttttacctggCACTGGTATTCCAAACTGTGGCTGAACCATCTGAGGAACCATCTGCATGTTTATTGATGGTAGTCCTGGTACTAGATTTGCTACAGACTGGTTAGCTGCACTTTCCTGATTCTTTACAACCTCTTCTTTGGCTTGCTTTAAAGCTTCCTCTTTCTCCTTCTGTCGTATCCTTTGTTGTTCTATAAAGATACGTCATGAAAGTCAACTCTTTTCAACTAAAATTTGATGATCAGTTGTAACGGCTTCTAGGAAGTTCAAACACAGTAAGTAAAACTCTAAACAAAAAGTCTAATGACATGTTTTGTGGTAAAATTTCCAGGAGATACaatctttcaaacaaaaattagtttaggGTACACCGGAGAGCAACTGGTACATGTCgttctttaaatacatttaaaattgaaGTAACAAAAAAGGTATatcacaaaattaacatttttactatacCATTATACACATTATGTATTAGGTGTTGCCAGTTTTCTTATCTTCTGTAACTAATTTTTTGCTTGgctataaagttaaaaattttgaaagactACTCTAAAATAGATTATACTTCTCACATCATAGAAGTTGAATgaagtgataaaatataatttaaaggaCCCATCTTTTAATCCTTAAACATCATACTTATTGTTATATTCCCAATTTTTTTAGATTCTAATGTGATTGAAACCAGTGTAATGAACTGTATTTTTTCACCTTCTTCACTCATTTTCTGTGCCACATCCTCACCATGGTAATCTTTACACAATGTACTGAATTTGCAATCATCAATGCTTTCTGCACATGTACAACATACATCTGTACAAAGGTCAAAAGCTCACAGAAGAAACTTTGGTAATTTTATATTCTCTTACTTTTATCGATTCATCGTGCATTGGTTTCACAACTGTTTAGATTTTATGTTTTAACCACACGAGTATTAATGTTCAGCAACATAAAGCAAACTACAACATTGAGATATGAGACACAATATCATAGTTTTTATACTGacactagaaaaacaaaaaaataaggtTTCAGAGTTTCTCAGTGGCACAGATATACACAGTTACTAGtctatatagatataatagcaCTGTTTGTCTTACATCCACATTGCTAACTTTGCAAAGTGTGAAGGTtcaaaaattttcagttttgaactttgaactttttatggacatttttttaccattatttttcCCTTGTACAAGTCTTCACCAAATTCAACATAAATATCTGTTGGGTCCACAAGATGCACAGAAATTTCCAGCtttgcattttgtgttttttattttttaccactacttcactCCTTTTTGATGGACCTTTATCAAATTTGACATGAATATTCGTCAAGTACCACGTGGAGATACCAGCAAATTGCAATTTCAAATTACGTGTTTTCTACAATTATATATTAGAGAAGCAACTTTTCTTGtcattaatcacaaatttacataatttccatCCAGGGGGTGGTTACTTTAGCtacttttaaatgtgttttttattttctcatgatGTTTTACAATATACTGATGTCACTGATGTTTTTGTCAGGTATACTATAAAAGAGAAAGCCTAGATTCTGATACTGTTCCTCAGTTTGTTAGTTTACAAAAACAGATTTTCTCGtaaaatttgtgtatttttaaagagCAACTTTTTTGTCTGGTGATAATATGCACATCTACCATTGTGATCTCAAAACAACTTGAAGAGACCATGAAGTCTACATATTCAGTAGTACTACAATTATGGACAACTGTGGAAGCTTGgtattaaaatcaatattatgAAGACATCATACTGTTAAAACAATAGCTTCAATACCTTTTAAGTTGCTGGGAACTGACTGTTCGTCTATCACACCACCTTCTTCCAGAGAATCGAGATCTACAGTTTCTGGAAGTTTATCATAGGGAATGTAACTGACTCCTACATCCACTTCCCAGTAGTCCTTGTACTCCTTTCCCTTCATACCTTTACCAGGAGCCCACGCCATCTGTATGAAATCAAAACAAGCCAGCTGATTAAACTTGAAGATCTCTGTACATGTACACAAAGATGGTTATTATAATTACCTATTGTGTGTTACTTGGAAATTTATTATCCATATCCTAGAACTTTATTTCTCCAAATAtatgattatttaataaatatgtctCTATCactttaatttacttaaaaaaaacccaacaataaACAGCCTTCTccaactattatttttaaataccaaGAAACTAAGAACAAATTAACTCTTAGGTACATGTAATTCTATCTATATCAGGgtattaatttagttttcaaactTGTATGAAATATCATGGATCTGAAAATACAAGAAGGAAATAACAATACCTTAATTGAGCTTCCCTGAAGCTTTAAATTTTTTAAGGACTGCAGAGCCTTGTAAGCATCCTGTCTTCTATCCATACAGACGTAAGCACATCCTCGGGGAGGAATCATCTGAAATAGAGTTCTGGAATGACTGATCTTGTGCaaatatttatcagtttgtaAAGAGAATCATATCattcaatattaattttataaaggaTTTCTGAAGTTCAATTATGACAAGCTTTAGTTTTTGGAACCAGGCTAAATGTAAATGTTAACATATGATTAATTGTTGAGGCTTAGTGATTAATTTATCACGTGTAATAAGAATGGTATCTGTCTCCATTATCCAAATCTGGGGTCACTTTTTGTACTCAGGAGTCTTCCTGAGGTAATTTATGGCATTTGCACactaacattcaaaattttattgaattactgttTTATGAACCAATAAGTATGATatcaaactgtacattataattctaattttagtattataaagcaattaatttcttaattaaaaggTAATATTACGAAGaccctaaatatcaatttttgtgagtcatgtggtatgctGAATGCAACATTCTTTCGGATTTGATGTTTGTGATACTCAAATGCAAAATCTATAGTTCCTTATGAATAAGAAACTCAAATTCTCAATACTGAtatgctaaaatataaaataaaaacactcctATCTTTTCTGCTTTTGAAGATGTCACGACATTTATTGAATTAAGCACAGTAGTTCCACCCACCTCTTCTCATTTTTggaaatgttttgtaacatacaCCTATTTCTATCTATGATGCCTGAATAACCATAATTAAACAAAAGCTCAGAACATCCCTCACACGGTTTTTACAGCCTGTGCaaagtttttatatagaaaacccTATATTTTCATAGAAGATTCCAAGTGCTAAGACCTTACCAAGctcaaaaagtcatatttttTAGACCCAAGTACATTTCAGTTACTAAGTCCAATAAATTACAATGGAATTCTGTGATATTGGAATATTAATTTAAGATTCTTTGTCAtttgaaagtaattttgattttaagattaaaaacacttttatgcATCACAAAGTTGTgaaatttcacattaaaaatcTCTATAACCTCTTAATAAGTATCCTCcagatcagtggttcccaaactaCAGGGTATTTCAAATTTGAGAGGAGCACAGTAATATCGACATCTGTCGGACACCAAACAAACTACTACCTTAAAGTAGTTCATAGTTTTAACATTTGATCATGCTACATTCCTTTCTATGACATTCTCAAATGTTTGAGATAtggttttgtttacttgtactgtCAGCTACACCAGTAACTTCTTGAACTTTCTCgcttcttagattttgtatacaAACACCTGTCAACTCTCTGGGTCTGCCTGTAATCCAAATAACTGAAGTGTGTTGTGATCAAATGTCTGCAAGGTCTAgcaaagttcagtgaattattttgttgatttttagtccttatgcataaaaacgaaaaaaattttgaacattaataagataTGTGGATGGTAAACCACGGACCAGAGGCAAAGTCGTGAAGAAATATCAGAAACATGACAattgttatctagattttggtatTACTTCAGTAGATGCTGATCATGAAGAGTGTCTGCAGCATGTAGTAAGTCTAAAAAttttggctccagagtgcatacttccaagtaaactaaaatgccACTTAGAGACCAATAatcctaacatggctagtaaatcccATGATTATTTTGCCAAAAGTTAAAAGAACTGAAACAAGAATCAACAGCAAGCAGTGCTTTGCTAGCATCCTATAAGGAGGTATACAGAGTCTTGAAATGTAAAAAGCCTCACACCATCGCAGAAGAACTTATTTTATCGGCTGCAGTGGATATGATGAACATTACGGTTGGTGAATCTGcaggaagactgctttcaaaggtgcctttatccaaTAATACTATCAATCatagaatccaacacatggctAAAGACATCAacgatcagctaattgaaaaaatgaaagaaaaggaaTTCGGGTTGCAGCTAGATGAGATGACAAATAGAAACAAGGATGTTAATTTATTTGCTACACATGGTttggatggtgacaaaattgtggaagactttctcttttataaaagtatcactgcaggtacAAGAACCATGGCTCGTTTGAGATCCTTGgtacttttatgtgtgaaaacaacttagactggatTAAGTGTGCTGGCATCTGTACTGATGATGGGATGGTGGTCAATCTGTGTCTGGCTGTTGTGGAGGATTGCAGGCACTCATACaaagcaaagctcttgatgcactgtgCACCCACTGCATAATTCAAAGGGAAGCCCTTGTGTTAAAGCACCTGAGTCCTCCACTGAACCAagtcctggaaagtgtgttgaaagtggtgaactttataaaaacttgaCCACAGAAGATgaggttttttaaaaaaactgtgcAAGAATatgggatctgagcacacatctttcTTGCATTACTGTAGCTCACGACAGCTCTCCCGTGGGAATGTACTGTCTCATGTGTTTGAATTACAACAGGAACTCTACTCTTATCTCAAAGAAGAACACGGACATGCTAAAACcttcttggatactgatttttATCAGAATTAGAATATCTGTGTAATCTCTTCAAAAAACTGAATGCCTTGAATCTCTATCTGCAGGGAAGCAAAACACACATTCTGAAAGCCACAGAGAAGGATTCAGCCTTCAGAATAAAGTTActactatggagaagaaaaatgaatgaagatggtgaCAAAGACTGTTTCCCcttgttgcagcagtttgttacatccaataaTGTTGATTTGACCcataaactaaaatatgttttttgaggagcacctaacacagctcagtgaatggtttgaatattattttacagaagatatggagaattttgcatggatccaagacccattcaaggcCACATCTGAATTTAACTCtgtagaagaagaaaatcttagAGTTGTCTTGTGacaagattttaaaaacaaaatttagcagCATGGAACTATCTGAGTTTCAGATaacagtaaaagatgaatatctgcTGCAAAGTGCTAAAACTCAGtgaatcctaattccatttgtATCATCATATCTCTGCAAAGCTGGGTTTTCAGAGGTTACTGCAATAAAAAGCAAGTACCAAGCTAAAATCATTGTGAAACAAGAAATGAGGGTGGCAGTGCCCAATCTGATTTCAAAGTTTGAGAAACTGTACAGTACCCATTAGGTGCACACATCCCAACAGTAATtgtgattatttaaaaatgaaataaaaacagtttttactttcaattttagTGTATTATTCTTTCAGATGGCTACTGAGTTGttagaacataaatatttaataaacagaactgtCAGTCTTTTCTTTTTGCCTAGATGCACCATAAAAAAAATTGCTGAGGCGCTAAGGGTGCCGTGAACTGAAAAGTCTGGGATACATTGCTCTAgaatatttacaagtttttatggATGAGAACTATTGCCTGACCCataaactaaaatctgttttttgaggagcacctaacacagctcagtgaatggtttgaatattattttacaaaagatatggagaattatatataaattacactcTTCTCGTTCTCGAATAACACTACAAGTTTTATGTATCtctctaaatatatttatttttattttattgacctttcAACCATGTCCAACAAAACATTCACAGAAGTTGCAATCATGCAAAACATGTGCACTTGTGTCACTGTATCCAAGAGTGTAAAACTGGTCTTTACAAAGTAATCTGTCTTGGCTGTGCTTTAGTGAACAAGTAGTTTGTAAAATACTACAGTGTATTACATATGtacatattattactattcacacataagttcttaaatttcagttatttttctcaGACCTAAAACAGTAAGtgaagaagtaaagaaaacaattatctcttgTAGTTTAAACTTTGAACTTGTTTGCTACTTGCTTtaagttgctaagccttatcagaatttatatatacataaatagtttgaaacaaaaaataataaattactatatcaacaccacagaattccactataatttatgaCGCTTAGTAACTAAACTGTATTCAGAtctaaaaaatatgatttttgacATAAATTATGTCTTAACTTTCTGCTTGAAATCTAGCACAAAAAGAAAGTTTCTCATGTAAGTACTTTGCAGAGGTTGAGAAAACCACTGGGAGAACATTGAGATTTTAATTGGTTATGTACATCTCACTGGGTAAAGCTAATGTATGTACACAACTATTTTCAAAAATGAGTGTGGTGAGCAGGGTCACTTGGTTGattcacaaaatatattgatatctcaaacaacagaaaaaaacaggAGGTTTATATCTTTagtattctagtttgtcaatacGAGTTTCAAATTCATAAGAAACTACAAACTGTGCATTTAGATATCACAAATATCTTATCTTAACCATATGCTGCACTGAATATACCACATGATACACAATGGATGTGCATGTTGGCTCATGTTTACATGCTTTATCAAGTTTCATGATTAATGACATTTAcaattttcaaaagaaacaagaaaaatacattttataaattataaagggAAGCTCTTCAACACCACATGATGGTTAATTAAATCCCTGAATAATCCAAGAACTACAAAAATTGAAACCTTATGGTCACATTTATTCCACAGTTATGCTCATAAATCAACAAGATACGGGAATGATTCATATAAACTTGTAACTACAACTACAGTTCTTCTTATGTTTACTTCAATAGCTTAGAACATCATATTTTTTCCTGATTTAGAAAGTGCAATTACCTACAATATAAGCAACCTTTTGAAAGAAATCAGCATAATTTCATCgacaaataaacaagtttataataaatCACTAtggattaaaaaataataattttaaagcaatGTGTTCTAAAAAAACTACTATAAATTAGAGCTTCACAGACTCCAAGCTACAAACAAATCAAAAAGGTAGACAAATTAATATCAGAAGGTTTATCCTGGTCTAATATTAActcaattataataaaaaataacaaacgaaCTTACACTAAAAGCCAAATTTATGTATACTATACTAGACTAAGTCTCATATACTTACATCAATACTTGCTATAGTGCCAAACTCTGCAAACACATCATGAATATCTGCTTCTGATACAATTTTTGGAACATGTCCGAGCCATAAAGTAGTGCTACAaactaaatgaataataataattaaacacagGGAAAATGTTCAGAATTTCTATATATTCTCAAAAACTCAATAACAATGTCATACTACAagtatacatttcaaaataactataataTGTAAAGTCTTTGCAAAGTGCACCATTACACCAAAATATGAAACAGTGTAACTAAACATTTGCTATACTAAAAGaacattttcagtttagttaACCCAAGCAAATTTACTGAACCCTTTAACAATGTGGCTTATGCCATATAAGCAATCTAACTCATTTTGAAGAACCAAAATTCATTTTTCCCTTTGGACAACAGTCACAAATTCTGTTACAAACTGTTACATCTTGCTGGGTAAGTCTAAGTTTTCTGAGACAAACCAGCTTAAAATCTGGAAGAAACATTTCTTCAAGTATTCCTAATAAAGTTGAATGGGAATAGAAATCTATAAGAGGGGAATATTaacagttatgttttattttcataaaaactcTGAAGAACAAGGCAAAGGAATACAAAGATTTAGAAACACTCAAGCTCTTCAATAAGGCTACAAACATGAAGTACAAGTTAATGCAATAAAAACCATGTTGAATGTATCTATAAACTCATGCAAATTGTGTAGGACATTGGAAATTATTAGTTGTTAAAGCAAGAAAGTTGAAAACTGGGCTTAACAAAGCAGATGAACCTTTTCAATTAACAGATTTCAAGAGAAATCTCTCATGAATATTTAACCTTTTGTGAATCTAAGAAGAGCCTGTGATATTCCATGATTGTTTTATCATACCAGTGGAAACACCCATATACAtgcacaaagaaaacaaaaacacaaatctgCAAGAAACGTAATGCAAGCTTTCAAAATGATGTCTAGTTTTAGCTTAAAAATAATGTAACTCAGTCTTTATATCATTTCTTAGGTTGTAAAACATTCAAAAaccattaaaaatacttcattttaaaactcagtttttataTAGTTGATCAGAAACTTCTATTTCCCAAATAATTAACATGCTGCTTTTGATAATttatcagtgatgttgagaaaacccacttgtagagaaatatatatgcaaaaacagctcgttcacctgacgatgaccaaagaaggtcgaaacgttgttcactcttctatgtaaaataatttctcaacccaaatgagccgtttttgcatatattttgataatttacttTGCTAATCACAGAAGTCAGTATTTCCAACTATAAACCACAAAAATAATGGCAAAACCCAAAAAAGGTTTTTATCACTGAAGACAGGCATTAGAAAAAACATCACTATTACAATTGTAAGGTTTAGTATCTCGATATTTTTtgcttataatatttatatcttatatgtCAAggttaatttgtatattttactaaataataagtttttttttatttatgtgcattGTTTCAACATCATAAACTCATTACATCGGCAGCAAAACTTTCTCTGAAAAaggaaaatctaaaataaattacaaaaaaaaggtCCCTCGTTTTCTAAACTTCTCACAAGATTCTTCAATTCACCCCTTTAGGAGCTCCATCCATTCACATTTCTATAAAACCACTTCTCATGCTTGATGTACGCAATCTACAGTCTGCTCTATCCAATCATATTTAAACACTGCCTAGagctattttcaaaacttttgtttcGTTAGTAATTGTTCAGACCACACGCTGTGACACCATAAAATGGTAAGAAAGGATAGCTGTAGTAATAAAGCCACTATCAAAAAATGgaaattacacaaacaaaaaattaactactTTTTCAGTTGAGACtggaaaaattttaattttttttaaagttttctttgtgaaagtacaaaataattcagtaaaaaattgttaaaatgttgcTATGCAGGTGTACATCCAAGGTGTATCATCTGTAGTATGAACATGGTTGACATTTACTTCTACATCCTAATTTCAGGTGATTTAAATGACAGCAAACcttaaatt
Protein-coding regions in this window:
- the LOC143223567 gene encoding uncharacterized protein LOC143223567 isoform X4; translated protein: MNMEVVRAFNNELSSLYESKPPVSKAKMTQVTKAAIKGIKFYKHIVQSVEKFIQKCRPEYKVPGLYVIDSIVRQSRHQFGDKDVFAPRFSKNITTTFQNLFKCPDEDRSKVVRVLNLWQKNSVFQSEIIQPLLDLADPNNTNSNQSPVANEGIERSTAKLVESPSWKGWSQSSQGNQNFTESRTIMHVDEDEKQDTTVLEDEAENSISQQASNMDLLSHLQQLATTLAGAKPDIMQQEENIVKFNKKLLDFDYGDEEEEDEKQDETSQSSEPNALALSMAQNLLSNPELLQQLQQMQQTIQQNDVFKTEFLVQEGLEEQKELSVSQQIPQSTEHAEPTTVFGTNCLSYIPEPPPQFPTGQESANRYPPLSYEPPPLPPSSVNSEQDDSRHSFGLVNNISLPLEDQDERQRVAQHIGVEDKDDRERSGSRSRSPSRSSKSRSSRRHSRRSRSRSPRRRRSRSGSRSRSRHKRERRSRSRSRERERERERERRKKGLPPLKKNYLCVCSTTLWLGHVPKIVSEADIHDVFAEFGTIASIDMIPPRGCAYVCMDRRQDAYKALQSLKNLKLQGSSIKMAWAPGKGMKGKEYKDYWEVDVGVSYIPYDKLPETVDLDSLEEGGVIDEQSVPSNLKEQQRIRQKEKEEALKQAKEEVVKNQESAANQSVANLVPGLPSINMQMVPQMVQPQFGIPVPGMVPAPSMVIPQLQIPVGAPRNPVMMMSQNTQPVVGGHSLTVMGGLPPVPSMAPVSITSDGLQLQPFSTAPNVVQSTHLSPSTTNAVSQAMDLSGDATPTEEEGTCLPIESNNTDKQPTTITTTSGDSSSGSSLPHIPSLSNTMPTVSSVDQIHTGVPPPVQSTIPRMPFLPPVGSFQPLTRPSGHFQGGALQGGPVPWGTVASQLPQSTSSTGETNATATVAVPSQFGSPRIPYSAPHPPVAGLGSQMAGPYQGQGHNSVRIPNPGFFHMRHPSPLSNNNSGQQQQSGPPGGSGVPRFLPPRPNFQPSQFSLPSSQQQSETQEKTESDSVRQQNSPENERKVLLSPPQTPLDFGPRPRGPAPPEQINFPSQPPLLSPVRGPPPPRGFSPYCGPRPRMDFNGPRPGMGPGPRGPPFGWNRPRLNFGSGPDRMGPRPGFPPPREFFDPRFGRPDFKGRLMNDRENIEQRFPDHPPFPKPWERNEVWDDHDWQRERGRTGLDRERDYWRKDRGEYNERDHGIHKDRDMDRDCKDRERSWEKATQQKHPRERDSKEKCDHDSSKSGSEETSSTHSKPVQSEENVKVQENGENK
- the LOC143223567 gene encoding uncharacterized protein LOC143223567 isoform X1; protein product: MNMEVVRAFNNELSSLYESKPPVSKAKMTQVTKAAIKGIKFYKHIVQSVEKFIQKCRPEYKVPGLYVIDSIVRQSRHQFGDKDVFAPRFSKNITTTFQNLFKCPDEDRSKVVRVLNLWQKNSVFQSEIIQPLLDLADPNNTNSNQSPVANEGIERSTAKLVESPSWKGWSQSSQGNQNFTESRTIMHVDEDEKQDTTVLEDEAENSISQQASNMDLLSHLQQLATTLAGAKPDIMQQEENIVKFNKKLLDFDYGDEEEEDEKQDETSQSSEPNALALSMAQNLLSNPELLQQLQQMQQTIQQNDVFKTEFLVQEGLEEQKELSVSQQIPQQSTEHAEPTTVFGTNCLSYIPEPPPQFPTGQESANRYPPLSYEPPPLPPSSVNSEQDDSRHSFGLVNNISLPLEDQDERQRVAQHIGVEDKDDRERSGSRSRSPSRSSKSSRSSRRHSRRSRSRSPRRRRSRSGSRSRSRHKRERRSRSRSRERERERERERRKKGLPPLKKNYLCVCSTTLWLGHVPKIVSEADIHDVFAEFGTIASIDMIPPRGCAYVCMDRRQDAYKALQSLKNLKLQGSSIKMAWAPGKGMKGKEYKDYWEVDVGVSYIPYDKLPETVDLDSLEEGGVIDEQSVPSNLKEQQRIRQKEKEEALKQAKEEVVKNQESAANQSVANLVPGLPSINMQMVPQMVQPQFGIPVPGMVPAPSMVIPQLQIPVGAPRNPVMMMSQNTQPVVGGHSLTVMGGLPPVPSMAPVSITSDGLQLQPFSTAPNVVQSTHLSPSTTNAVSQAMDLSGDATPTEEEGTCLPIESNNTDKQPTTITTTSGDSSSGSSLPHIPSLSNTMPTVSSVDQIHTGVPPPVQSTIPRMPFLPPVGSFQPLTRPSGHFQGGALQGGPVPWGTVASQLPQSTSSTGETNATATVAVPSQFGSPRIPYSAPHPPVAGLGSQMAGPYQGQGHNSVRIPNPGFFHMRHPSPLSNNNSGQQQQSGPPGGSGVPRFLPPRPNFQPSQFSLPSSQQQSETQEKTESDSVRQQNSPENERKVLLSPPQTPLDFGPRPRGPAPPEQINFPSQPPLLSPVRGPPPPRGFSPYCGPRPRMDFNGPRPGMGPGPRGPPFGWNRPRLNFGSGPDRMGPRPGFPPPREFFDPRFGRPDFKGRLMNDRENIEQRFPDHPPFPKPWERNEVWDDHDWQRERGRTGLDRERDYWRKDRGEYNERDHGIHKDRDMDRDCKDRERSWEKATQQKHPRERDSKEKCDHDSSKSGSEETSSTHSKPVQSEENVKVQENGENK